One region of Armigeres subalbatus isolate Guangzhou_Male chromosome 3, GZ_Asu_2, whole genome shotgun sequence genomic DNA includes:
- the LOC134221460 gene encoding uncharacterized protein LOC134221460 — protein MPNLQPSSRWFHGPDFLRQPENEWPGYSGDQGATVEELRSNILHHTVTKPLVNFERFSKWKRLLRSVAYVHRFVSNLRKRARKTSIELGPLTQEELKLAENIIYRSVQQQAYPGEIQVLRNGSTEHSWERTLPRNSPLHKLNPIIDEHGVLRMRGRINACDWVDEATKNPILLPRKNYVTQLVIADYHATYRHQNHHTALNQIRLKYYISRLRSEFDQVRRRCQRCKIFKANPQPPAMGNLPSARLAAFQRPFSYTGVDYFGPMLVLVGRRTEKRWGVLLTCMTTRGVHIEIAHSLSTDSCILALRNFIARRGPPLEFISDRGAKFIGAVRELREALKHVDEEKLKIEFVSPVTKWTFNPPAAPHFGGCWERLIQSVKRTMKDFDLPRLPSDEILRSTLMEIEMILNSRPLTDIPLDTDTEPL, from the coding sequence ATGCCGAACCTTCAGCCTAGCAGTCGTTGGTTCCATGGACCGGACTTTCTGCGGCAGCCTGAGAATGAATGGCCTGGTTATAGTGGAGATCAAGGTGCAACCGTAGAGGAGCTTCGTTCAAATATTCTTCACCACACAGTAACAAAACCACTGGTAAATTTCGAACGCTTTTCAAAATGGAAACGGCTACTTAGGTCGGTTGCGTATGTTCATCGCTTCGTATCGAATCTTCGTAAGCGCGCCAGGAAGACTTCCATCGAGCTCGGCCCACTAACGCAGGAAGAGCTGAAGCTAGCAGAGAACATTATTTACCGGTCAGTTCAACAGCAGGCCTATCCAGGTGAAATCCAGGTGCTGCGCAACGGTTCAACAGAACACTCATGGGAGCGCACATTACCGAGAAACAGCCCGCTGCACAAACTGAATCCGATCATCGATGAGCACGGTGTCTTGCGAATGCGAGGACGTATAAATGCCTGCGATTGGGTTGATGAAGCCACCAAAAACCCGATCTTGCTTCCGAGGAAAAACTACGTGACTCAGTTGGTGATCGCCGACTATCACGCAACttacagacatcaaaatcaccATACAGCGTTGAATCAGATCCGATTAAAGTATTACATATCCCGTCTCAGATCAGAGTTTGATCAAGTCCGTAGAAGATGCCAACGATGCAAGATTTTTAAAGCAAATCCACAGCCACCAGCAATGGGAAACCTTCCGTCTGCCCGGTTGGCAGCCTTCCAGCGACCATTCTCTTACACTGGAGTCGACTATTTTGGGCCGATGTTAGTGCTAGTTGGCAGACGAACTGAGAAAAGATGGGGAGTCCTGCTTACCTGCATGACGACCAGAGGTGTGCACATCGAAATCGCACATTCGTTGTCGACCGATTCGTGTATCTTAGCTCTACGTAACTTCATAGCAAGAAGAGGACCGCCGCTGGAATTCATAAGCGACCGAGGTGCGAAGTTCATAGGAGCTGTCCGGGAGCTGCGCGAAGCCCTCAAGCATGTCGACGAGGAGAAACTTAAGATAGAGTTCGTCAGTCCTGTCACCAAGTGGACCTTCAATCCACCAGCCGCCCCGCACTTTGGCGGCTGTTGGGAGCGTTTGATCCAGTCTGTCAAGCGCACCATGAAAGATTTCGACCTTCCGCGTTTGCCATCGGATGAGATTCTTCGCTCCACACTGATGGAGATAGAGATGATTCTGAATTCAAGACCGCTTACTGACATACCATTAGATACCGACACGGAACCCCTCTAA